Part of the Pleurocapsa minor HA4230-MV1 genome, TCGCCAACATCTAAAAGTTTTCGATCGCCCGCTAGTAATGGCTATCTTTAAACCAGCCTTGGGTTTGAGTGCCAGCGATCACGCTACCATTCTTCAAGAAGTTGCTGGTGCTGGCTTGGACTTAATCAAAGATGATGAAATCATGGGCAATTTGAACAGTGCGCCTACCCTCGAACGTTTGAAAGCTTGTCGAGTTGTCATCAATGATCTCAAACAGCAAACAGGGAAAGAACTACTCTATGCTGTTAATGTTACGGGTAGAGCCGATCGCCTGCTAGCCAATGCACGGGAATTAGTAAGGGCTGGTGCCAATGCCTTGTTGTTAAATGTATTAGCCTATGGCTACTCCGTGCTGGAAGCGTTGGCTGCCGATCCTGAAATTAACGTTCCCATCTTTGCCCATCCCGCTTTAGCTGGAGCAATGTGTGGCTCACCACATTATGGCTTAGCCTATTCCGTTGTTTTAGGAACGCTGATGGCTCATGCTGGTGCTGATGCCGTACTATATCCAGCCCACTATGGGAGTCTGCCCTTTGCAGCTACTGAAGAAGCGCGTATTCGCGATCTTCTGCGCAGCCGTAATTGTTTTCCAGTACCATCGGCGGGTATTAAACCCGAGATCGTACCGCAAGTACTAGCCGATTATGGTCAAGATGTTATTCTCAATGCAGGTACTGGTATTATGGATCATCCCCAGGGTTCTGCCGCTGGGGTGCAAGCTTTTCGCCAACAATTGTAATGAACGAATCAGACCCTCGTCCCTTTTTGATCGATGCCGCCCAGCAATTTTATCAACGACGATGGATGTACGGTACGGCGGGGAATTTATCCGCCAGATTGAACGATGGTAGTTTTTGGATTACAGCCAGTGGTCGTGCCAAAGGAAATTTAACCGAACGCGATTTTGTCCGTTTAGTCCCCAGTGAAAACGATTTGATTTTGGCTATAGAGCAACCACAGCCACCACCTTCCCCTTCGGCAGAAACCAGTATCCATCAGGCTATTTACCAGCTTTTCCCCGCCGTCCGCGCTTGCTTTCACGTTCATTCGATTGAAGCAAACTTAGTAGCCAACCAGGCAGTAGCGGGCGAACTGGCTTTACCACCCTTAGAAATGCTCAAAGGCTTTGGTCTGTGGCAAGAGCATCCCCAAGTCGCCATACCTGTTTTTACCAACCATTTAGAAGTACCCAAAATCGCCCAGGAGATTGTCGATCGCTTTTCTACTCTGCCACCGTCAGTCCCTGCCCTACTCATTGCCAATCATGGGGTCACAGTCTGGGGAGATTCGCTGCTGGAGACCTTTCAGCGACTAGAGATTGCTGAATACATTTTTTCTTACATGGTCTTACAGAAAAAAAACACTTAATACCATTTCTCTTTAAAGTTGCACTTAATATTTTGATTGTAAGTCTCGCGCAAAGACGTTTATCCCGCTTAGTTTGGGGCAAAGACGCAAAGGAGTCAGATCTGATTTAATGCATTGTCATAGAGAATTGGTATAAGCTCGCTACGCATAGATAGTCCCCGACGCGAAGGACGGACGCGTCAGCTGACGCGAAGCTAACCCTTTAGGGAATCCTTTAG contains:
- the mtnB gene encoding methylthioribulose 1-phosphate dehydratase produces the protein MNESDPRPFLIDAAQQFYQRRWMYGTAGNLSARLNDGSFWITASGRAKGNLTERDFVRLVPSENDLILAIEQPQPPPSPSAETSIHQAIYQLFPAVRACFHVHSIEANLVANQAVAGELALPPLEMLKGFGLWQEHPQVAIPVFTNHLEVPKIAQEIVDRFSTLPPSVPALLIANHGVTVWGDSLLETFQRLEIAEYIFSYMVLQKKNT
- a CDS encoding 2,3-diketo-5-methylthiopentyl-1-phosphate enolase, whose product is MLIEVDYLFPPDVDAEKQATIIAVGQTAGTWSQRYADRADSLRSHLATVVDVKERSLGKVATIRFPLSNVENDIPSLLVMIFGKYSMAGVAKVIDIRLPSDYGQRPKFGITGIRQHLKVFDRPLVMAIFKPALGLSASDHATILQEVAGAGLDLIKDDEIMGNLNSAPTLERLKACRVVINDLKQQTGKELLYAVNVTGRADRLLANARELVRAGANALLLNVLAYGYSVLEALAADPEINVPIFAHPALAGAMCGSPHYGLAYSVVLGTLMAHAGADAVLYPAHYGSLPFAATEEARIRDLLRSRNCFPVPSAGIKPEIVPQVLADYGQDVILNAGTGIMDHPQGSAAGVQAFRQQL